The proteins below come from a single Dermacentor albipictus isolate Rhodes 1998 colony chromosome 7, USDA_Dalb.pri_finalv2, whole genome shotgun sequence genomic window:
- the LOC135903487 gene encoding BTB/POZ domain-containing protein 6-B-like — protein MSLDFGVFLESGRYADVEFVVRSGPYSVSRTFKAHKQLLAMRSDVFGAMFRGSLHERDTVLIRDLHPDGFRGLLKYVYTGRSAINNIEDAIYTRDAAKKYHLLDLANTCTEYIESHLEADDVCTVIDHSFVSYGEVRDDVVEEVILGNAESVLSSAAFTISTEQTVNFVLDRVHGVPAKMVIRAVLRWAGAQCGPDVAKREHRGTVAAAVRKFLPKLKFLALSVRQMTKFVRADATCDILSPDEASAILCEILEPGKVSRLPEWLNPERDILTGPNRLPENGGTLPGGRLPSPKAEGGSPLDVAESAPIRFSCADEMMRPDS, from the exons ATGTCT CTGGACTTCGGTGTCTTCCTGGAGAGCGGCAGGTATGCCGACGTTGAGTTCGTCGTGCGGTCCGGCCCGTACTCCGTGTCCAGGACCTTCAAGGCCCACAAACAGCTGTTGGCCATGCGCAGTGACGTATTTGGAGCCATGTTTCGCGGATCGCTCCACGAACGGGACACCGTCCTCATCAGGGACCTGCACCCCGATGGCTTCCGTGGGCTTCTCAA GTACGTATACACAGGACGGTCCGCTATCAACAACATCGAAGATGCCATTTACACAAGAGACGCGGCTAAGAAGTACCACTTGCTAGATCTCGCCAACACCTGCACCGAATATATTGAAAGTCACCTCGAAGCAGACGACGTCTGCACGGTGATCGACCACTCGTTCGTGTCTTACGGTGAAGTCAGAGACGACGTGGTGGAGGAAGTGATCTTGGGCAACGCTGAATCCGTGCTGTCGTCTGCTGCCTTCACGATCTCCACGGAGCAGACGGTGAACTTCGTTTTGGACAGG GTGCACGGCGTTCCGGCGAAGATGGTCATCAGGGCCGTGCTCCGTTGGGCAGGCGCGCAGTGCGGTCCCGACGTCGCCAAGCGGGAGCACAGGGGGACAGTCGCCGCCGCTGTGAGGAAGTTCCTGCCCAAGCTCAAGTTCCTGGCGCTCAGCGTGCGGCAGATGACGAAATTCGTCAGGGCCGACGCCACGTGTGACATTCTCTCGCCGGACGAGGCGTCTGCCATCTTGTGCGAGATTCTCGAACCCGGGAAAGTGTCACGGCTGCCAGAGTGGCTGAACCCCGAGCGTGACATTTTGACAGGCCCGAATCGACTTCCCGAGAACGGAGGGACGCTCCCCGGAGGGCGGCTCCCCTCCCCTAAAGCGGAGGGGGGCTCCCCATTAGACGTCGCTGAGTCGGCGCCGATTCGATTCTCTTGCGCGGACGAGATGATGCGGCCGGATTCCTAA